A single Pochonia chlamydosporia 170 chromosome Unknown PCv3seq00011, whole genome shotgun sequence DNA region contains:
- a CDS encoding MFS transporter (similar to Coccidioides immitis RS XP_001248535.1) yields MSEKEGHTLESQSETQRSNGRESLAGVEGLKGEPRKDDDQSRQDSVIFDRVAESRLRLKIDLFIVPTVSLLYLFCFIDRANLGNAKIAGMDKDLQMRGYDYNRIITIFYISYILFEIPGTLCCKWMGPGWFLPLSVVLFGIASVCTAFVNTVPQAMGVRFLLGIFEAGMLPGIAYYLSRWYRRAELAFRLALYIVMAPLAGAFGGLLASAILSLDHFGGLHSWRMIFAIEGIITISLGLVSFITLTSSPMSARWLSKEERALAIARIESERMGTVILDKIDKTKLMRGIFSPVTLATAFIFLLNNVTVQSLAFFAPTIVQTIYKTETVVRQQLYTVPPYVVGGFFTLFLPLISWRIDRRLIFFVLSAPLVMIGYCMFLGTKVATVRYAATFLIASSAFAFGPFSNAHVSANVVSDTARNGAIGMNIMCGNIGGLIAGWTFLPWDAPDYHIGNGLNLATASMTLIVSILMWIWMERDNKKRDAQNVETELTGLTAKEIEDLDWKHPEFRWKT; encoded by the exons ATGTCAGAAAAAGAAGGCCATACTCTCGAGTCGCAGTCAGAGACACAGCGGTCGAATGGCCGGGAGAGcctggctggtgttgagggaCTGAAAGGGGAGCCACGTAAGGATGACGACCA GTCCAGACAAGACTCCGTCATATTTGACCGAGTTGCCGAAAGCCGACTCCGACTCAAAATTGACCTCTTCATCGTACCGACAGTATCGTTGTTGTACCTTTTCTGCTTTATTGATCGCGCCAATTTGG GAAACGCCAAAATTGCCGGCATGGATAAGGACCTACAAATGCGTGGCTACGATTACAACCGCATCATCACCATATTCTACATATCATACATTCTTTTTGAAATACCGGGCACCTTGTGCTGCAAATGGATGGGTCCGGGCTGGTTTCTTCCTCTGAGCGTTGTGCTGTTTGGCATTGCATCCGTCTGCACAGCTTTTGTTAACACAGTCCCTCAAGCCATGGGCGTCCGGTTCCTGCTAGGGATATTTGAAGCCGGTATGCTGCCAGGAATTGCATACTACCTCTCCCGTTGGTACCGTCGGGCAGAGCTTGCCTTTAGGCTTGCTCTTTACATCGTCATGGCGCCTCTCGCGGGAGCCTTTGGGGGCTTATTGGCCTCTGCGATCTTAAGTCTAGATCACTTCGGCGGGCTTCACTCTTGGCGGATGATCTTCGCTATTGAAGGCATCATAACCATATCTCTTGGCTTAGTGTCTTTCATTACTCTCACGAGCAGCCCAATGTCCGCACGATGGCTaagcaaggaagaaagagcGCTCGCGATTGCCCGCATTGAATCGGAGCGCATGGGAACCGTTATTCTTGACAAAatcgacaagaccaagctCATGCGAGGCATATTCTCCCCCGTTACTCTCGCAACTGCCTTCATATTCCTACTCAATAACGTCACGGTTCAGAGtcttgccttcttcgcccCTACCATCGTGCAAACCATCTACAAGACCGAGACCGTGGTTCGCCAGCAGCTCTATACAGTGCCTCCTTACGTGGTTGGTGGGTTCTTTACCCTCTTTCTCCCGCTAATAAGTTGGCGTATCGATCGGCGTTTAATCTTCTTTGTACTATCCGCGCCACTGGTCATGATCGGTTACTGCATGTTTCTTGGCACCAAAGTCGCAACAGTACGATATGCCGCCACATTTCTCATTGCCTCATCAGCCTTCGCATTCGGTCCGTTCTCTAATGCCCATGTTTCCGCAAATGTGGTCAGCGACACTGCACGAAATGGTGCCATCGGGATGAATATCATGTGCGGGAACATAGGTGGTTTGATTGCGGGCTGGACATTCCTCCCTTGGGATGCACCAGATTACCATATTGGCAATGGACTAAATCTGGCGACAGCCAGTATGACTCTCATTGTCAGTATCTTAATGTGGATATGGATGGAAAGGGACAATAAAAAGCGTGATGCACAAAATGTTGAGACTGAGCTGACTGGCTTGACTGCCAAAGAGATTGAGGACTTGGACTGGAAGCATCCTGAGTTTAGATGGAAAACTTGA
- a CDS encoding phosphotransferase (similar to Metarhizium robertsii ARSEF 23 XP_007823723.2), whose protein sequence is MSDGLESRDIASEILSWIDLELISCTNLQTLWAGYGHICAIRARPLAKNGEDGNEQSLILKIVSPPPGRLDESHLRKVFSYEVEQYFYQEVAPSLGDLPLAKCLVSTSTENQSRNLGKLNGLTATLLTDLRLKYPIAGEKRAVLTSTQVYSAIRWLAEFHSSCWKQPKFDLQSLILPPLQEGKRREAQQDSTRRGLWLNGGYTYLATRREEYNALAQDHDSEWSRAFCRPIEATSSTVAELAAEFLTPTGRDVETYIHGDVKSENLFATSTGDQVAFFDFQYAGLGLGVCDLAKLLTCSVPVDMLVASRDIPSELSMGEGERRLLKAYRDELLRGRKTSHAPAYDWDDFKRHWETALVDWCRFQASWGFWGNTDWLQARVRSILRQGEWLKWITNRQDNMASG, encoded by the coding sequence ATGAGCGACGGTCTAGAGTCTCGGGATATTGCCTCGGAGATTCTCTCTTGGATTGACTTGGAACTCATTTCGTGCACAAATCTGCAGACTCTGTGGGCTGGCTACGGACACATATGCGCCATTCGGGCGCGGCCCTTGGCGAAGAATGGAGAGGATGGTAATGAACAGTCACTCATTCTCAAGATTGTCTCGCCACCCCCCGGTCGTTTGGACGAAAGTCATTTAAGAAAGGTCTTTAGCTACGAAGTGGAACAATACTTTTATCAAGAAGTTGCGCCTTCACTTGGTGACTTGCCACTTGCAAAGTGTCTGGTATCGACATCAACCGAAAACCAGAGTAGGAACCTGGGAAAACTCAACGGGTTGACAGCTACACTCTTGACAGACTTGCGATTGAAGTATCCCATAGCTGGAGAAAAGCGAGCGGTTCTTACATCGACCCAAGTATATTCTGCCATTCGGTGGCTGGCCGAATTCCAcagcagctgctggaagcagccaaaattTGATCTACAAAGCCTGATACTACCACCTCTCCAAGAGGGAAAGCGAAGAGAGGCACAGCAAGACTCAACAAGGCGAGGTTTGTGGCTAAACGGAGGTTACACTTATCTTGCCACCCGCCGCGAGGAATATAACGCACTTGCGCAAGACCACGACTCAGAATGGTCTCGGGCATTTTGTCGACCAATAGAGGCTACATCGAGTACGGTCGCTGAACTTGCTGCAGAGTTTCTAACACCTACTGGTCGGGACGTCGAAACCTACATTCACGGCGACGTCAAGTCTGAAAACTTGTTCGCCACCTCAACCGGCGATCAGGTCGCATTCTTTGACTTCCAATATGCTGGTTTAGGGCTTGGGGTTTGCGACCTGGCGAAGTTGCTTACTTGTTCGGTACCCGTGGATATGCTTGTTGCGTCTCGCGATATACCCTCTGAACTATCaatgggagaaggagaacGACGTCTTCTAAAGGCGTATCGGGACGAGTTACTCCGAGGAAGAAAGACTTCTCATGCTCCAGCGTATGATTGGGACGACTTCAAGCGGCACTGGGAGACTGCTTTAGTTGACTGGTGTAGATTCCAAGCCTCCTGGGGGTTTTGGGGTAATACAGATTGGCTGCAGGCCAGAGTGCGATCCATCTTACGGCAAGGGGAATGGCTGAAGTGGATCACGAATAGACAAGACAATATGGCTTCAGGATAG